AAATAAATTTGTCGTCGGGAGAATTAAAAACAGCATGCAAAGCAATGGTCAGTTCTACCACACCTAAATTTGAAGCTAAGTGTCCCCCGTTGATAGAAAGGACTTCTATAATCCTTTGTCGAACTTCTGATGCGAGAGAATTCAACTCTTGCAAAGAAAGATGTTTAATATCATGCGGACTTTGGATTTTAGAAAGAATAGGGAAACTCATTAAGGACTCATTAATTTTGTTGTTGAATTGCCATTTCCAGAATCGGAAAAGTTTTGCACCTTAGGATTTTGATTGGGATCGAGCGAGAGATCTCCTTGTCTATTTTTAATTAAGACTTCAATACGTCGTTCCGCATCATTCAATCTTTGCGTGCAGGATGCGATTAAACGATCCGCCTCTTCGTAAAGGAGTAGAGATTCATCCAAGCTAACAGCACCTGAATTCATCTTCTCAAGAATTTCTTCTAAACGTGCAAACGCCGCTTCAAAATTCTTTTCTTGTTTATTAGAGTTTGTTTCTTTTTCCACTGCAATTAACTATTTTGAATAGATTTCGTTTATTTGTGCAAGAGCTTCACCATCAGATAATAACATGCGTATTTTCTGATCTTTTTTTAACATACGTACTGAGCTTATAACGGATTGATCTTTTTCCGAAAAGAGAATAGTATACC
This window of the Parachlamydia acanthamoebae genome carries:
- a CDS encoding exodeoxyribonuclease VII small subunit; translated protein: MEKETNSNKQEKNFEAAFARLEEILEKMNSGAVSLDESLLLYEEADRLIASCTQRLNDAERRIEVLIKNRQGDLSLDPNQNPKVQNFSDSGNGNSTTKLMSP